The proteins below come from a single Pichia kudriavzevii chromosome 2, complete sequence genomic window:
- a CDS encoding uncharacterized protein (PKUD0B07210; similar to Saccharomyces cerevisiae YHR019C (DED81); ancestral locus Anc_1.353) has product MSTLYVNANTGADTPSSQGTQEAPYQSAAYALYVNADAKLQVYKEATEETPAGYFEISASALKKAKKGAEGLKKKDEKAKKAAEEKAAKEAEESAKMLEAMKITITEDKSLPKAEKIKILNVSKHIDQRVKVQGWVHRLRVQKGLAFIVLRDGSGYLQCVLSGDLANAYQTQQLTVESTLSIYGTINKLPEGKSAPGGVELVADYYEVVGLAPSGKDSFTNQIAEDADPSLLLDRRHLTLRGETLSAVMKVRASLLASIRRVYKEENLCEVTPPCMVQTQVEGGSTLFKMDYYGEEAFLTQSSQLYLETLLPALGDVYCIQESFRAEKSHTRRHLSEYTHIEAELAFLSFEDLLTHIETVITKTIQYVLEDPVAGPLVKQLNPGFVPPQMPFKRMQYIEAIEWLNENGIPNEEGQPFKFGDDIAEAAERKMTDTIGVPILLNRFPVEIKSFYMKKCADDPRVTESVDVLMPTVGEITGGSMRIDNVDELLAGFKREGIDPASYYWFIDQRVYGTCPHGGYGLGTERILAWLCNRFTVRDCSLYPRFSGRCKP; this is encoded by the coding sequence ATGTCCACTTTATACGTCAACGCAAACACCGGTGCAGATACTCCATCTTCACAAGGTACACAAGAAGCACCATACCAATCTGCAGCATACGCACTTTACGTTAATGCAGATGCCAAGCTCCAAGTTTATAAGGAAGCCACCGAGGAAACACCAGCAggttattttgaaatttctgcGTCTGCCTTGAAAAAGGCGAAGAAAGGTGCCGAaggtttgaagaagaaggacgaaaaggcaaagaagGCAGCTGAGGAAAAGGCAGCTAAGGAAGCAGAAGAATCTGCAAAAATGCTTGAAGCAATGAAAATCACCATCACTGAAGATAAATCATTACCAAAGGCTgaaaagatcaaaattCTAAACGTTTCTAAACATATTGATCAAAGAGTCAAGGTTCAAGGTTGGGTCCATAGATTGAGAGTTCAGAAGGGTCTTGcttttattgttttgaGAGACGGTTCTGGTTATTTACAGTGTGTATTAAGCGGCGATTTAGCTAATGCTTACCAAACACAGCAATTAACAGTTGAATCCACCCTTTCTATATATGGTACTATCAACAAATTACCAGAGGGTAAGTCTGCACCAGGTGGTGTCGAATTAGTTGCTGACTACTACGAGGTTGTTGGTTTAGCACCAAGTGGTAAAGATTCCTTTACCAACCAGATTGCGGAAGATGCTGATCCATCGCTTTTACTTGATAGAAGACATTTAACTTTAAGAGGTGAAACTTTATCGGCTGTGATGAAAGTCCGTGCTTCCCTATTAGCATCCATTAGAAGGGTTTACAAAGAAGAGAACTTGTGTGAAGTTACTCCACCTTGCATGGTGCAAACTCAGGTTGAAGGTGGTTCTACTTTGTTTAAGATGGACTATTATGGTGAGGAAGCTTTCTTGACTCAATCCTCTCAATTATACTTGGAAACATTATTACCAGCATTAGGTGATGTCTACTGTATTCAAGAGTCTTTCAGAGCTGAAAAATCACATACAAGAAGACACTTGTCCGAATATACACATATTGAAGCCGAATTAGCTTTCTTaagttttgaagatttgttAACTCATATTGAAACCGTTATCACAAAAACTATCCAATATGTCCTTGAAGATCCAGTTGCCGGCCCATTAGTTAAACAATTAAACCCAGGTTTTGTTCCACCACAAATGCCATTCAAAAGGATGCAATATATTGAAGCCATTGAATGGTTAAACGAAAATGGTATTCCAAATGAAGAAGGACAACCATTCAAATTCGGTGATGACATTGCTGAAGCTGCAGAGAGAAAGATGACAGATACCATTGGTGTTCCAATCTTACTTAACAGATTCCCGGTAGAAATTAAATCCTTCTACATGAAGAAATGTGCAGATGACCCAAGAGTTACTGAAtctgttgatgttttaaTGCCTACTGTTGGTGAGATTACCGGTGGTTCCATGAGAATCGACAACGTCGATGAATTGCTAGCAGGTTTCAAGAGAGAAGGCATAGATCCAGCCTCTTATTACTGGTTTATTGATCAAAGGGTCTACGGTACTTGTCCACATGGTGGTTATGGTTTAGGTACTGAAAGAATCCTCGCTTGGTTATGTAATAGGTTTACTGTTAGAGACTGTTCTCTTTACCCAAGATTTTCTGGTAGATGTAAGCCATGA
- a CDS encoding uncharacterized protein (PKUD0B07240; similar to Saccharomyces cerevisiae YNR040W; ancestral locus Anc_6.360): MPKKLRQKPKICYRSTTVYWLCSKNLTTSITSIMLLFRPLVGIRMNSLTVKGAYNSLVLPNPAYRKFSVTSYYLNKNLIDSRNHEKEVVSQHARQEIPAEIFEKKQVISRRIPGETPQENDLKSRFPASLHFEKEAVPTLLPRPGVPAPNKYPLARLYDALTKKTEPELIYEAEPHKLYFVFCYAFALLFMIYGLNAFHIGSGLAWDMYENNDLKLAETQKKIQLVMHLGIVTVLSAMPFLAGIAFLFVPSRLVRRIWYLPPVSSTGKMRPDGQAFVKFTTHPLLPNRPTPVYTFPLGELQKSITAKIYSGKGFYGTNDSSFFFFLKEKGKRIPFVVDRKGFFWGDGRVFDLLFSDDPIEKVENAKKIDDIYGDMIRERKHKEHELKKELGFGWRTKASAKLMKEDIQKLRQLVSNKNVPTVKNEEKEDTQINKKS, translated from the coding sequence ATGCCTAAAAAATTGCGacaaaaaccaaaaatatGTTATAGATCGACAACAGTATATTGGTTGTGTTCAAAGAATCTCACTACAAGCATAACCAGTataatgttgttgttcagACCTTTAGTGGGAATTCGGATGAATTCCCTGACAGTAAAGGGGGCTTATAATTCTCTGGTCCTTCCAAACCCTGCATATAGAAAATTCTCTGTTACTAGTTATTACCTCAATAAGAATTTGATTGACTCAAGAAACCACGAAAAGGAAGTTGTATCTCAACATGCAAGACAAGAAATTCCAGCTGAAATCTTCGAGAAGAAACAGGTCATATCAAGACGTATCCCTGGCGAAACCCCGCAAGAGAATGACTTGAAATCTCGATTTCCAGCATCTCTAcactttgaaaaagaagcGGTTCCAACATTGTTACCACGTCCTGGAGTTCCTGCACCGAACAAATATCCATTAGCACGGTTATACGACGCTTTGACTAAGAAGACGGAACCAGAATTGATCTATGAAGCGGAGCCACATAAGCTGTACTTTGTTTTCTGTTATGCGTTTGCTTTGTTATTTATGATTTATGGTTTGAATGCATTCCATATTGGATCAGGACTCGCATGGGACATGTACGAAAATAACGACCTAAAGCTAGCAGAGACacagaagaagatacaGCTGGTGATGCATCTAGGTATAGTCACCGTATTATCGGCGATGCCATTTCTAGCAGGTATCgcctttttgtttgttccGTCAAGATTGGTAAGAAGAATATGGTATCTGCCACCTGTTTCATCAACTGGTAAAATGAGACCGGATGGTCAAGCTTTTGTCAAGTTTACTACCCATCCTCTACTACCTAACCGGCCAACACCGGTTTACACATTTCCATTGGGCGAATTACAGAAGAGTATAACTGCCAAAATTTACAGTGGTAAGGGCTTTTATGGTACAAACGATTCCTcgttcttcttttttctgaaagaaaaaggtaAAAGGATTCCATTCGTTGTCGATAGAAaaggttttttttggggAGATGGTCGTGTTTTTGATCTCTTATTCAGTGACGATCCAATTGagaaggttgaaaatgCCAAAAAGATTGACGATATATATGGTGATATGATTCGAGAAAGGAAACATAAGGAACATGAATTAAAGAAAGAATTAGGTTTTGGTTGGAGGACAAAGGCGAGTGCCAAGTTGATGAAGGAGgatatccaaaaattaAGACAGTTGGTTTCTAACAAAAATGTACCTACAGTCAAAAATGAGGAGAAAGAGGACactcaaatcaataaaaaatcGTAG
- a CDS encoding uncharacterized protein (PKUD0B07230) — MKKINDTHFLSVDWLSHFITLIPTNFYQLHTGQMTSYDHQKLNAKNRGNESNKIKEMLTLNKKHGLSNNIYSRIEFQNFPNDVFSMICENISVKDILNLSLTCSVIRRKVEGKIYTHLRIIDIDHIVDEDELVIQRHFGTFKDESLETESWWVYNNISNIKSARGILYLVYDILTTPQHGNYLRTIEINPVLKPSPWQRRKDHDSNSENSIWNKTLDNFLKDSEVEFIKSKFSFFKPSLTLFDCLLLLLDYTPRLESLIVSRFSLECVSKLLVKTDNLKELKIMIYEHDNFVELPFNKIQKLEKLRIKFQENTEQTLEKISLNFYNCGIFNNLKSLRLKYDKTDFNYLNNPTWYSFFKSLPRKLVFPKLKGIELKDCFFGSDQHNIVNNLSVVLPLHELKWLSLQIYEYSHKGIKHSRCSTDDSINHENTVLLKLARHLKKIEHLTIKPTKNCKECQINSIWKFLSMHKKLRKLWISTDSLNQSNYDKLLNALYDLQALEQLAYFDQYIDGKLIYSLKKWFIIDHGTFDFDIFKNYESEKLRQDIIPIFNCYIIEEFKNFNERESDLLVLFWQKHVKEFGFLKLLTRNSSFMEMKLFGYNFKVDGKRRAIMLYISKVIGYVDLLYY; from the coding sequence atgaaaaaaataaacgaCACACATTTCTTATCAGTGGACTGGCTGTCACATTTTATCACTTTAATTCCGACCAACTTCTACCAGCTGCACACAGGTCAGATGACATCGTATGACCACCAAAAATTAAATGCAAAGAATAGAGGCAATGAGAGTAACAAGATTAAAGAGATGCTgacattgaacaaaaaacatGGTTTGAGCAACAACATATACAGCAGAATAGAATTTCAGAATTTCCCCAATGACGTTTTCAGTATGATTTGTGAAAATATTAGTGTTAAAGATATTCTGAACCTTTCATTGACGTGCTCAGTAATTAGGCGAAAGGTAGAAGGTAAAATATATACACATTTGCGtattattgatattgatcACATCGTCGACGAGGATGAATTGGTAATACAGAGACACTTTGGAACTTTCAAGGATGAAAGTTTAGAGACTGAAAGTTGGTGGGTGTATAATAACATTtcaaatatcaaaagtGCAAGAGGAATATTGTACTTGGTTTATGATATTTTGACTACACCGCAACACGGTAATTATCTTCGAACTATTGAGATCAACCCTGTACTAAAACCATCACCTTGgcaaagaaggaaagaTCACGATTCGAACAgtgaaaattcaatttggaATAAAACACTGGATAATTTTCTAAAGGATAGTGAggttgaatttatcaaaagtaaattttcatttttcaagccATCCTTAACACTATTTGATTGTCTATTATTGTTGCTCGATTATACGCCAAGATTGGAAAGCTTAATTGTATCGAGATTTTCGTTAGAATGTGTTTCCAAACTTTTGGTCAAGACTGACAATTTGAAGGAACTCAAAATTATGATCTACGAACATGATAATTTTGTTGAACTACCATTTAataaaatccaaaaacttGAGAAACTTCGAAttaaatttcaagaaaacaCCGAACAAACCTTGGAAAAGATCTCCCTTAATTTTTACAACTGTGGAATTTTTAACAATCTAAAGTCTTTGAGGTTGAAGTACGATAAGACCGACTTTAACTATCTCAACAACCCAACTTGgtattcttttttcaaatctttaCCTCGGAAATTGGTTTTCCCTAAATTGAAGGGCATCGAATTAAAAGATTGTTTCTTTGGCAGCGATCAACATAATATTGTCAATAACTTATCAGTTGTTTTGCCACTGCATGAGCTAAAATGGTTAAGTTTGCAAATTTACGAATATTCACATAAAGGTATAAAACATAGCAGATGCTCAACTGATGACTCCATTAATCATGAAAACACagtgttgttgaaattggcAAGGCActtaaagaaaattgaacaTTTAACGATAAAGCCTACTAAAAACTGTAAGGAGTGCCAGATAAActcaatttggaaatttctATCGATGCACAAGAAGCTGAGAAAACTATGGATTTCAACAGATTCCTTAAACCAATCAAACTATGATAAATTGCTGAATGCATTGTATGATTTGCAAGCATTAGAACAGCTTGCATATTTTGATCAATACATCGATGGAAAATTGATCTACAGCTTAAAAAAATGGTTTATTATCGATCATGGAacctttgattttgatatttttaaaaattACGAGTCTGAGAAATTGAGACAAGACATCATTcctattttcaattgttatatcattgaagaatttaaaaatttTAATGAGAGAGAAAGTGATTTACTTGTTCTATTTTGGCAGAAACATGTAAAGGAATTTGGTTTTTTAAAACTATTAACCAGGAATAGTTCATTTAtggaaatgaaattatTTGGCTATAATTTTAAGGTAGATGGTAAGAGGAGAGCGATTATGCTTTACATCTCAAAAGTTATTGGTTATGTTGACCTTCTATACTATTAG
- a CDS encoding uncharacterized protein (PKUD0B07250; similar to Saccharomyces cerevisiae YOR319W (HSH49); ancestral locus Anc_8.797) — MNRNKVFTKAPKKPYVSSKTSDRRQAAGSSVYLQRQKQQASQIPPEVINQLKSSSGPSNSKAVLRHDPKTGKTWYDATLTDWDPSHYRLFVGNVGDDVTEELLIQTFMKYKSLSKVKIPKEEGKDGNKGYAFLSFADAKDYLHCYKEMNGKYVGSKPITLERAKTEIGDVVKVNKSSIKRTSIKKRY, encoded by the coding sequence ATGAATAGAAACAAAGTCTTCACAAAGGCTCCGAAAAAACCATACGTAAGTTCGAAAACATCAGATCGTCGGCAAGCTGCAGGATCAAGTGTTTATttacaaagacaaaaacaacaagCATCGCAAATACCACCTGAAGTCATAAATCAGCTGAAATCCTCGAGTGGCCCTTCGAATTCAAAGGCCGTGCTTAGACATGACCCCAAAACTGGCAAGACTTGGTATGATGCCACATTAACCGATTGGGATCCTAGTCACTATCGATTATTTGTAGGTAATGTAGGAGATGATGTTACAGAGGAACTGCTCATCCAAACGTTCATGAAGTATAAATCATTATCCAAAGTGAAAATACCGAAGGAGGAGGGAAAGGACGGTAACAAAGGATATGCTTTTCTCAGCTTTGCCGATGCAAAAGATTATTTACACTGCTACAAAGAAATGAATGGGAAATATGTCGGGAGTAAACCGATAACTTTAGAACGAGCAAAGACCGAAATAGGTGATGTTGTTAAAGTAAACAAAAGCAGTATTAAGAGAACCAGCATCAAAAAAAGGTATTGA
- a CDS encoding uncharacterized protein (PKUD0B07220; Pfam Domains: Pkinase(1.9e-62)|Pkinase_Tyr(1e-29)) — protein sequence MELESQQFRKLITFSSQLLGFGGFGKVFHVKSENNNYAMKVIDVETVTHKYMQDSPLMTPTRPIDTAEKRRKIWNSIFKEVKILKKLNHENIVKIYYYYTDKSLGTSKIPRYLYIFLEYSAYGSLLKYIKSSPKKRIPDFVARGITCQVVSALVYLANESVIHGDIKAANILLFRDGSVKLCDFGLSFQWDDTNSNDYNDDISTVTNNNKLQRLTANGSAYWLAPEIILHRMSSPKSDIWSLGATIIEMLTGVPPFGNHTPLAACHAIGNKSNIPYPENISDLGRHFLDLCFQFDPVLRARAKTLMSHKWIQDSNPRILENIEEVCDENAFEGPNNVLEKYKETPEDGVLDDEFEEISDVKINMKKLELQNSDITKSIIGLLDMPTPDVALIVHLLNKWKRHFKLRPQKVEELCLHGLLAVLSRVKLSPQTVHLIEDLVTGIRNASDPNRGLQWLYISGFKKYGK from the coding sequence ATGGAGCTAGAAAGCCAACAGTTCAGAAAATTGATTACTTTCTCCTCCCAACTGCTTGGCTTTGGAGGGTTTGGGAAAGTGTTCCATGTGAAATCAGAAAATAATAACTATGCGATGAAGGTGATTGACGTTGAAACGGTGACACATAAGTATATGCAGGATTCTCCATTGATGACACCAACCAGGCCGATTGATACTGCAGAAAAAAGGAGGAAGATATGGAATTCCATATTTAAAGAAGTGAAAATCTTAAAGAAGTTAAACCACGAGAACATTGTCAAAATATACTACTATTATACAGATAAAAGCTTGGGAACGAGCAAGATACCTAGGTAtctttacatttttttagAATATTCGGCATATGGCTCATTGctcaaatatatcaaatCATCTCCGAAAAAAAGAATCCCTGACTTTGTGGCTAGGGGAATAACATGTCAGGTTGTTTCTGCTTTAGTGTATTTGGCTAACGAATCGGTTATCCACGGCGATATCAAGGCGGCCAATATCTTACTTTTCCGAGACGGATCAGTTAAACTTTGTGATTTTGGACTCAGCTTCCAATGGGATGATACAAATAGTAATGACTACAATGACGATATATCAACAGTcacaaacaacaataaaCTACAACGCCTAACGGCCAACGGATCCGCATATTGGCTTGCACCTGAAATTATTTTACATCGGATGTCTTCCCCCAAATCAGATATTTGGTCATTGGGTGCAACGATCATTGAAATGCTTACCGGAGTCCCACCTTTTGGAAACCACACCCCACTAGCAGCATGCCATGCCATTGGGAATAAAAGTAATATACCTTATCCTGAAAATATAAGTGATCTAGGAAGGCATTTTCTAGATCTTTGCTTTCAATTTGACCCAGTTTTAAGAGCCCGAGCAAAGACGTTAATGTCACACAAGTGGATTCAAGATTCCAATCCGAGGATCCTAGAGAACATAGAAGAGGTATGCGATGAAAACGCTTTTGAAGGGCCAAATAATGTACTcgaaaaatacaaagaaaCTCCTGAAGACGGTGTTctagatgatgaatttgaagaaatcagtGACGTCAAAataaacatgaaaaaattggagCTCCAAAATTCGGACATAACCAAATCTATTATTGGACTGCTAGATATGCCTACACCTGATGTTGCCCTGATTGTCCACCTATTGAACAAGTGGAAGAGACATTTCAAACTGCGACCacaaaaagttgaagagttaTGTTTACATGGTCTTCTGGCCGTGCTTTCCCGAGTGAAACTAAGCCCACAGACAGTACACCTCATTGAAGACTTGGTCACGGGTATTCGAAATGCGAGTGATCCAAACCGTGGTCTTCAATGGCTGTATATTTCTGggttcaaaaaatatggaaaGTGA
- a CDS encoding uncharacterized protein (PKUD0B07200; similar to Saccharomyces cerevisiae YPL222W (FMP40); ancestral locus Anc_6.242), with product MLAKVRHLSRVDCSYTSCMRSFSTLQDLPKTSPFTTFLKPDEDLPTREGVSEKLSKTPRQLKSGFFTYTYPTQRKSYQFLSASPNALKDLGLDQSKEPQSQYFRDIVSGKTTYTSENVHPFAMAYAGFQFGSFAGQLGDGRVINLFTVPDVHGGSYEIQLKGAGKTPYSRFADGNAVLRSSIREYVISEYLHAIGIPSTRSLAITAYPENKAQREGVEMCAVVARMSPTWIRIGHFDYCRLKGDRDGLFQLCEYINTEVLQGEYTKELHEFMENDQKLKDFGDLTKFDKLFLDIIIRNSKSVAYWHAYGFLNGVLNTDNTSILGLAIDFGPFAIMDKFDPNYTSNSEDHERRYSFRNTPSAIWFNMVKLAESMAEVLGAGPGLIDDKNFKENGYPDDPSIDAAMTRVNSLIRIAGDIFEKVFIEDYLKLICARLGITPRERDNGEILSLLFETLQVTKLEYNKFYLILQELRLRDQDFDIDEACKKFIPTTCSEEDRVFIMKEIKSFLTVFRARVEEELLTDEIRLQRASPHNPRFVPKNWILQDIINYTTEKLKEGVPEEECSAYLNKIMKMTSNPFNESEWGSELKDVEEKWLSDVDDSKLMTSCSCSS from the coding sequence ATGTTGGCCAAAGTTCGTCACCTGTCTCGTGTTGATTGTTCATATACATCTTGTATGCGTTCCTTTTCCACTTTGCAGGATCTTCCAAAAACTTCACCTTTCACTACGTTTCTGAAACCTGATGAAGATTTACCAACAAGGGAAGGCGTCTCCGAGAAATTATCGAAAACACCAAGGCAGCTCAAGTCGGGATTTTTCACCTACACTTACCCGACCCAACGTAAATCTTACCAATTCTTGAGTGCTTCACCAAATGCCCTAAAGGACTTGGGTTTAGATCAATCTAAGGAACCACAATCTCAATACTTCAGGGATATTGTATCTGGAAAGACAACTTACACATCTGAGAATGTGCACCCATTTGCAATGGCATATGCAGGATTCCAGTTTGGGAGTTTTGCAGGACAGCTCGGGGATGGGCGGGTTATCAATTTATTTACTGTCCCGGATGTTCATGGTGGTAGTTATGAAATACAATTAAAGGGAGCAGGTAAAACCCCGTATTCGAGATTTGCCGACGGTAATGCAGTATTACGTTCATCAATTAGAGAATACGTCATTTCGGAGTATTTACACGCTATCGGTATTCCATCTACAAGATCCTTGGCCATTACTGCATATCCCGAAAATAAGGCACAAAGAGAAGGTGTGGAAATGTGTGCTGTTGTAGCTAGAATGTCACCTACGTGGATCAGAATTGGTCATTTTGATTATTGCAGACTGAAAGGCGACAGGGATGGACTCTTCCAATTATGTGAGTATATTAATACGGAAGTACTACAGGGAGAGTATACTAAGGAGTTGCACGAGTTCATGGAGAATGATCAAAAACTAAAGGATTTTGGTGACTTGACAAAATTTGACAAATTGTTCCTAGATATAATTATACGAAACTCTAAATCTGTTGCATACTGGCATGCATATGGATTTCTAAATGGGGTTTTGAATACTGATAACACCTCAATTCTTGGATTAGCTATTGACTTTGGACCATTTGCAATAATGGACAAATTTGATCCAAACTATACTTCAAACAGTGAAGATCATGAAAGGAGATACTCTTTTAGAAATACACCATCAGCTATATGGTTCAATATGGTGAAGCTAGCCGAGTCTATGGCTGAGGTATTGGGTGCTGGTCCAGGGCTGATCGATGAtaagaatttcaaagaaaatgggtATCCTGATGATCCAAGTATCGATGCTGCAATGACACGTGTCAATTCTTTAATTAGAATTGCTGGCGATATCTTTGAGAAGGTGTTTATTGAAGACTACTTAAAGCTAATCTGTGCTAGGTTGGGGATTACACCAAGGGAGAGAGATAATGGTGAAATTCTGTCACTCTTGTTTGAGACCTTACAGGTAACAAAGCTGGAATATAACAAGTTCTACCTTATTTTGCAAGAGCTAAGACTAAGAGATCAGGactttgatattgatgaagcaTGCAAAAAGTTCATTCCAACTACATGTTCTGAAGAGGACAGGGTTTTCATCATGAAGGAAATTAAGTCGTTCCTTACTGTATTCCGAGCACGGGTCGAGGAAGAACTGTTAACTGACGAGATTCGATTGCAAAGAGCGTCACCACATAACCCAAGGTTCGTTCCAAAGAATTGGATTCTTCAAGACATCATTAACTATACAACAGAGAAGTTAAAGGAAGGTGTACCTGAAGAAGAATGCAGTGCATACTTAAAcaagataatgaaaatgaccAGCAATCCATTTAACGAGTCTGAATGGGGTAGCGAGTTAAAAGacgttgaagaaaaatggttATCTGATGTGGACGATTCCAAACTGATGACTTCGTGTAGCTGCTCATCATGA